Proteins found in one Psychrilyobacter piezotolerans genomic segment:
- a CDS encoding fumarate hydratase: protein MKNLDLIKVTNAVEKMCIDANFYLGSDVLDNLKKMAKTEVSPVGKNILDQIVENHEIAQENQVPMCQDTGIVVVFLEIGTEVYIDGDIYEAVNEGIRRGYEKGFLRKSVVKNPLDRVNTKDNTPGIIHTKLIPGSDKVKIIVAPKGGGSENMSAIRMLKPADGIEGIKDFVVETIKNAGGNPCPPIIVGVGIGGSFEKAALLAKESLMRDINDSSSNPINAKLEDELLELVNKTGVGPMGLGGRNTALSVKVEAYPCHIASLPVAININCHAARHKEVIL from the coding sequence ATGAAAAACTTGGATTTAATTAAGGTAACAAATGCTGTAGAAAAAATGTGTATAGACGCCAATTTCTATTTAGGTTCCGATGTTTTGGATAATTTAAAAAAAATGGCCAAAACAGAGGTTTCACCTGTAGGGAAAAATATATTAGATCAAATAGTTGAAAATCATGAAATTGCCCAGGAGAACCAGGTACCTATGTGCCAGGATACCGGTATAGTAGTGGTATTTTTAGAAATCGGGACCGAGGTTTATATAGACGGAGACATATATGAAGCTGTAAATGAAGGAATCAGAAGGGGTTATGAAAAAGGATTCTTGAGAAAATCCGTTGTAAAAAATCCATTGGACAGGGTAAATACAAAGGATAACACTCCTGGAATTATCCACACTAAATTAATACCTGGCAGCGATAAGGTGAAAATTATAGTGGCTCCTAAGGGTGGTGGAAGTGAAAATATGAGTGCTATCAGGATGTTAAAACCAGCTGATGGTATAGAAGGGATTAAGGACTTTGTTGTGGAAACAATTAAAAATGCCGGTGGAAATCCATGTCCTCCAATTATTGTAGGAGTAGGAATAGGCGGGTCTTTTGAAAAAGCTGCACTCTTAGCTAAAGAATCTCTTATGAGAGATATAAATGACAGCAGTTCAAATCCTATAAATGCTAAATTAGAAGATGAATTATTGGAGTTAGTAAATAAAACCGGAGTAGGCCCTATGGGATTAGGTGGAAGAAACACTGCACTCTCGGTAAAGGTAGAAGCTTACCCTTGTCATATTGCATCGTTACCGGTTGCCATCAACATAAATTGTCATGCTGCCAGACATAAGGAAGTAATACTATAA
- a CDS encoding Fe-S-containing hydro-lyase, producing MNLTTPLKDSDIEKLKAGDTVKISGTIYTARDAAHARLIKLLEEGKDLPFDPDRQIIYYVGPSPAKPGNAIGSAGPTTSYRMDPYAPQLIEVGLKGMIGKGARSDEVKECINKNKAVYFAAVGGAAALIAKSIKKSEVIAYDDLGSEAIRKMEVDDFPAIVINDIYGNDLYEMGQKEYNCENQ from the coding sequence ATGAACTTAACAACACCATTGAAAGACAGTGATATAGAAAAATTAAAAGCAGGAGATACTGTAAAGATATCCGGGACTATATACACAGCAAGAGATGCAGCCCATGCCAGATTAATTAAATTATTGGAAGAGGGTAAGGACCTTCCCTTTGACCCAGACAGACAAATAATTTATTATGTAGGACCAAGTCCTGCTAAGCCGGGAAATGCAATCGGAAGTGCAGGACCTACAACTTCTTATAGAATGGATCCCTATGCACCACAATTAATCGAAGTTGGATTAAAGGGAATGATTGGAAAGGGTGCCAGAAGTGACGAAGTAAAGGAATGTATAAATAAAAATAAAGCTGTATATTTTGCAGCAGTAGGCGGAGCAGCAGCTCTTATAGCAAAATCTATAAAAAAATCTGAAGTCATTGCGTATGATGATCTGGGATCCGAGGCTATCAGAAAGATGGAAGTAGATGATTTTCCTGCCATCGTTATAAATGATATATATGGAAATGACCTCTATGAAATGGGTCAAAAAGAATATAATTGTGAAAATCAATAA
- a CDS encoding 4Fe-4S dicluster domain-containing protein codes for MARTKIIPDKYEKEIFQIKKISREMINDCMQCGKCTAGCPASSGMDVFPHQIMRHLQLGQFDKVVESETIWNCASCFACAARCPRGVDLASLMEAIRLIKLRQKGNNRLKVKDAGQLMTDEKMPQQAIVSSFRKYTK; via the coding sequence ATGGCAAGAACAAAAATTATTCCCGATAAATATGAAAAGGAGATCTTCCAAATCAAAAAAATCAGCAGAGAGATGATCAATGATTGTATGCAATGTGGAAAATGCACAGCAGGCTGTCCTGCTAGTTCAGGAATGGATGTATTTCCCCATCAAATAATGAGACACTTACAATTGGGACAATTTGATAAGGTTGTTGAAAGTGAAACAATCTGGAATTGTGCATCATGTTTTGCCTGTGCAGCTCGCTGCCCGAGAGGAGTTGACTTAGCCAGCCTCATGGAAGCTATACGCCTTATTAAATTGAGACAAAAAGGAAATAACAGACTAAAAGTTAAAGATGCAGGTCAGTTGATGACCGATGAAAAAATGCCGCAACAGGCTATTGTAAGTTCATTTCGAAAATACACTAAATAG
- the ptsP gene encoding phosphoenolpyruvate--protein phosphotransferase: MRKLIEGIDASPGIVVGKVFLYKETELVINKNKVTDTDNEEKRLLDGRDASREQLFEIRKMTAKKLGEDKATIFDGHITLLEDEDLFEEVVELIEDEQISAEYALTQGIEVYCDMLSNLDDPYLRERVADLKDIAKRWLYNITGTPIIDLGHLPADTVIVANDLTPSDTAQIDLKNVVAFVTQIGGKTAHSSIMARSLELPAVVGTKTILNDAKDGETIIVDALTGKVIINPTNDEIVEAVKAKEKFNVEKEELRELKDKTATSKDGVTVGAWANIGGPSDVEGVLRNGADGIGLYRTEFLFMNSDKFPTEDQQFQAYKEVAERMNGLPVTIRTMDIGGDKALSYMDLPEEENPFLGWRALRVCLDRPEILKTQFRALLRASGFGYVKIMLPMIISLDEVRRSKALLEECKAELKNEGINFDENIQLGIMVETPSVAFRAKYFAEEVDFFSIGTNDLTQYTLAVDRGNEKIADLYDSFNPGVLAAIKLSIEGAHAGGISISMCGEFAGDELATPILFGMGLDAFSMSAISVLGIKRNIIHLDKKECEALVERVMAMSTAEEIKAEIRKFNETL, from the coding sequence ATGAGAAAATTAATAGAAGGTATAGATGCTTCTCCAGGAATTGTTGTTGGAAAAGTATTTTTATATAAAGAAACAGAATTGGTTATCAACAAAAACAAGGTAACGGATACAGATAATGAAGAAAAAAGATTATTAGATGGCAGAGATGCGTCTAGAGAACAATTGTTTGAGATCAGAAAGATGACTGCTAAAAAATTAGGAGAGGATAAAGCTACTATTTTTGACGGTCATATCACTCTTTTAGAGGATGAAGATTTATTTGAAGAAGTAGTTGAACTAATCGAGGATGAGCAAATCTCTGCAGAATACGCACTGACTCAGGGAATAGAAGTATATTGTGATATGTTATCTAATTTAGATGATCCATACCTGAGGGAAAGGGTAGCAGATCTTAAAGATATCGCTAAAAGATGGTTATACAACATCACGGGAACTCCAATTATAGACTTAGGACACCTTCCTGCTGACACTGTTATTGTAGCTAACGATTTAACTCCATCAGATACAGCTCAAATAGATCTTAAAAATGTTGTAGCATTTGTTACACAAATAGGCGGAAAAACAGCTCATTCATCTATCATGGCCAGATCTTTGGAGCTGCCTGCTGTTGTAGGTACAAAGACTATCTTAAACGATGCAAAAGACGGGGAAACAATCATTGTAGATGCACTGACTGGTAAAGTTATTATCAATCCTACCAATGATGAGATTGTAGAAGCTGTTAAAGCAAAGGAAAAATTCAACGTTGAAAAAGAAGAATTAAGAGAGTTAAAAGATAAGACAGCTACGTCTAAAGACGGTGTCACTGTAGGAGCTTGGGCTAATATTGGCGGGCCTTCTGATGTTGAAGGTGTTCTTAGAAATGGAGCTGACGGAATCGGTCTTTATAGAACTGAGTTCTTATTTATGAACTCCGACAAGTTCCCTACTGAGGATCAGCAATTCCAAGCATATAAAGAGGTTGCAGAAAGAATGAACGGACTGCCTGTAACTATTAGAACAATGGATATCGGTGGAGATAAAGCCCTGTCTTATATGGATCTGCCTGAAGAGGAGAATCCATTCTTAGGATGGAGAGCACTTAGAGTCTGTTTAGACAGACCTGAAATCTTAAAAACACAATTTAGGGCCTTACTTAGAGCCTCTGGATTTGGGTATGTTAAGATCATGCTTCCTATGATAATTTCATTGGATGAAGTTAGAAGATCAAAAGCACTATTAGAAGAGTGTAAGGCAGAATTAAAAAATGAAGGTATTAATTTTGATGAAAATATTCAATTAGGTATAATGGTTGAGACTCCATCTGTAGCATTTAGAGCAAAATATTTTGCTGAAGAGGTAGATTTCTTCTCAATTGGTACAAATGACCTGACTCAATATACACTGGCTGTAGACAGGGGAAATGAAAAGATCGCCGACCTATACGATTCATTCAACCCTGGTGTATTAGCAGCTATCAAATTATCTATTGAAGGCGCTCATGCAGGCGGGATATCTATCTCTATGTGTGGGGAATTTGCAGGAGATGAATTAGCTACTCCAATACTATTTGGTATGGGACTGGATGCATTTTCAATGTCCGCTATCTCTGTATTAGGTATCAAAAGAAATATTATCCACTTAGATAAAAAAGAATGTGAAGCATTAGTTGAAAGGGTAATGGCTATGTCCACTGCTGAAGAAATTAAGGCTGAAATAAGAAAGTTTAACGAAACTTTATAA
- a CDS encoding metal-sensing transcriptional repressor produces MGNHPNQKQMINRFSRIIGHTEAIKRMIIEEKECEDILIQIAAVRSALNNAGKIILKEHISHCTTDAVRNNDSEALDKLNKAIDKFMK; encoded by the coding sequence ATGGGAAATCACCCTAACCAAAAACAAATGATTAATAGGTTTTCTAGAATCATTGGCCATACTGAAGCTATTAAAAGAATGATTATCGAAGAAAAAGAATGTGAAGATATACTGATACAAATTGCAGCTGTACGTTCTGCACTTAACAATGCAGGAAAAATTATATTAAAGGAACATATCAGTCATTGTACAACAGATGCTGTAAGAAACAATGATTCTGAAGCATTGGATAAATTAAATAAAGCAATTGATAAATTTATGAAGTAA
- a CDS encoding response regulator transcription factor codes for MKLLIVEDNIDLNDMLKLFFSEKGFTVIQAFNKDQGLNLFYDRSPDVIILDLNLPDGNGLEICHEIKKNSQIPVLILTANSSSEDEIYGLKSGADDYVSKPFNLEILYLRLKTLIRKLDKKEVKISKSIRVLTKEFKVFINGQLINFSPKEYDLLLYLWENKGVFLSREKIINHVWGFDYYGDPRTVDTHINRLRNKIINSDVLIENKRGRGYRFTDENKNQI; via the coding sequence ATGAAGCTATTAATTGTTGAAGATAACATAGATTTAAATGATATGTTAAAACTATTTTTTTCTGAGAAGGGATTTACAGTAATTCAGGCATTCAATAAAGATCAGGGGTTAAATTTGTTTTATGACAGATCGCCAGATGTCATAATACTTGATTTAAACCTTCCTGATGGAAATGGTCTGGAAATATGTCATGAGATAAAAAAAAACAGCCAAATTCCTGTTCTTATTTTAACCGCCAACTCCTCATCTGAAGATGAAATATACGGGCTAAAAAGTGGAGCAGATGATTATGTTTCCAAGCCTTTTAATCTTGAGATACTCTATTTAAGATTAAAGACTCTTATAAGGAAACTGGATAAAAAAGAAGTGAAAATTTCAAAATCTATTAGGGTTTTAACAAAGGAATTTAAAGTTTTTATTAATGGTCAATTAATTAATTTCTCTCCAAAAGAATATGATTTACTTTTATACCTCTGGGAAAATAAAGGGGTTTTTCTATCACGGGAAAAAATTATAAACCATGTATGGGGGTTTGATTATTACGGAGATCCCAGAACGGTGGATACTCATATAAATCGTTTAAGAAATAAAATTATTAATAGTGATGTGTTAATTGAGAATAAGAGAGGGAGAGGTTATAGGTTTACAGATGAAAATAAAAATCAAATTTAA
- a CDS encoding sensor histidine kinase, with translation MKIKIKFKIYLIVLAGFLMGIIGFFYITKSLGDHYYIYRKKQFLRKQEQFIKDGSFRQVETVYFYEITLKENLSAFNTEIRKKTFNKNPQKYNIWFSYEDLDHVKRGYSVTRIFYQEDLNLAFLMRILKNKEKFYVLKTNIPSVKENFNFARELNNITFITIIIFLSIIFLFYSKILAKRINTIELNLNHIKYKNFHEIKNIDSNDEIGKISKLISEVAKETEKNLFYFENKAEEQKQFLRNFGHEIKTPLAIANGYTDILKSRYPEDSHLEIISKQLIRISKITRKFQDFSSGKIDLFFEDISVKDLIDIGEIFSEKYLNISYNEYFNRYEEIMIKCDIELAESLFYNLYSNAFNYCNSRVWTTLRVKDNFLIVEIGNDGEPIPAEKLDELWKPFFKLDNNSKGTGLGLSIVKNIINKHLWNIKLECVDNIIKFIIEIPLIDVEEE, from the coding sequence ATGAAAATAAAAATCAAATTTAAAATATATTTAATTGTTTTAGCTGGATTTTTAATGGGAATTATAGGATTTTTTTATATAACTAAATCCTTGGGGGATCATTATTATATTTATAGGAAGAAACAATTTTTAAGAAAACAAGAGCAATTTATAAAGGATGGTAGTTTTCGCCAAGTTGAAACAGTTTATTTTTATGAAATAACTTTGAAAGAAAACCTAAGTGCATTTAATACCGAGATCAGAAAAAAAACATTTAATAAGAATCCTCAGAAATACAACATATGGTTTTCATATGAAGATTTAGACCATGTAAAAAGAGGATATTCAGTCACAAGAATATTCTATCAAGAGGATCTGAATTTAGCTTTTTTAATGAGAATTTTGAAAAACAAAGAGAAGTTTTATGTTCTTAAAACTAATATCCCCTCTGTTAAGGAAAACTTTAATTTTGCCAGAGAATTAAATAACATAACCTTTATCACCATTATTATATTTTTATCGATTATATTTTTATTCTATTCCAAAATTCTTGCAAAGAGAATTAACACTATAGAATTAAACCTAAATCATATAAAGTATAAAAATTTTCATGAAATAAAAAACATTGACAGCAACGATGAAATAGGAAAAATTTCAAAGCTTATTTCCGAGGTAGCAAAGGAAACTGAAAAAAACTTGTTCTACTTTGAAAATAAAGCTGAAGAGCAAAAACAATTTTTAAGGAATTTTGGTCATGAAATAAAAACACCTTTAGCCATTGCCAATGGGTATACAGATATTTTAAAAAGCAGATATCCTGAGGATTCTCATCTTGAAATTATTTCAAAGCAATTAATAAGAATATCCAAGATCACAAGAAAATTCCAAGATTTTTCTTCGGGGAAAATAGATTTATTTTTTGAAGATATATCTGTCAAAGATCTTATAGATATTGGAGAAATATTTTCTGAAAAATACCTGAATATCAGCTACAATGAATATTTTAATAGATATGAGGAGATAATGATTAAGTGTGATATAGAACTTGCAGAGAGTTTATTTTATAATTTATATTCCAATGCTTTTAATTATTGTAATAGCAGGGTATGGACTACTTTAAGGGTAAAAGATAATTTTCTCATCGTTGAAATTGGAAATGATGGGGAACCTATACCAGCAGAAAAGCTAGATGAGTTGTGGAAGCCTTTCTTTAAATTGGATAATAATTCCAAGGGGACAGGGCTGGGGCTTAGTATTGTAAAAAATATCATCAATAAACATCTGTGGAATATCAAATTAGAGTGTGTGGATAATATTATTAAATTTATTATAGAAATACCCCTGATTGATGTAGAAGAGGAATGA
- a CDS encoding UDP-N-acetylmuramoyl-L-alanyl-D-glutamate--2,6-diaminopimelate ligase, giving the protein MKIINKIFEGIKIEIDQNSYGGEYVKMEYDSRQIENGDIFVALKGENDDGHKYINSAIQRGARLIVVSQKIEVKDSGINIVRVENTRKILGRLAGNFYGNPEKKLKILGVTGTNGKTTTAYLLHKFLKNSAFIGSIGIKIGKKNYPPVNTTPESLDIIKYAKETLEGGGKYLILEVSSQGIDNFRIEGLRFTGAIFTNLSKEHLEYHKNMEEYYLVKERLFNQVKEDGIIVTSIENSYGRRLKERYKDAVTYGYDRGDYRGEIIDLKLDWMKARIEGVKGLSTIETSLIGDYNLLNILAATAMVEKLCEDNKGLPEKLKKLNFIEGRMQIIEERGIKAIVDYAHTEDALESVLKTLTKCNYKKLYTLISGTGERYSEKRPRLAEISEKYSDYTMVSSNSPRNEDPMEIALEVAAGFKNARYSTYDIEVDRIKAIRKLVAQAQSGDIILLTGKGHENYQEIKGEKKEYREIEVVKKALQ; this is encoded by the coding sequence ATGAAAATAATAAACAAAATTTTTGAAGGAATAAAGATTGAAATTGATCAAAATAGCTATGGTGGAGAGTATGTCAAGATGGAATATGATTCTAGACAAATTGAAAATGGAGATATTTTTGTTGCACTGAAAGGTGAAAATGATGACGGCCATAAATATATAAATTCTGCGATCCAAAGGGGAGCTAGACTAATAGTTGTTTCCCAAAAAATAGAGGTGAAAGATTCAGGGATAAATATAGTCAGAGTTGAAAATACGAGAAAAATACTAGGAAGATTAGCCGGTAATTTCTATGGAAATCCAGAAAAAAAACTGAAGATATTAGGGGTCACCGGAACTAATGGTAAAACTACCACGGCTTACCTCCTTCATAAATTTCTTAAAAATTCGGCATTTATAGGGTCTATCGGGATAAAGATAGGAAAGAAAAATTACCCTCCAGTTAATACCACCCCTGAAAGTTTGGATATTATAAAATATGCAAAGGAAACTTTAGAAGGGGGTGGAAAGTATTTAATCTTAGAGGTTTCCTCCCAAGGGATAGACAACTTTAGAATAGAAGGTCTTAGATTCACAGGAGCTATTTTTACAAACTTATCAAAAGAGCATCTAGAGTACCATAAAAACATGGAAGAATATTACTTGGTAAAGGAGAGGCTGTTTAATCAGGTAAAAGAGGATGGAATAATAGTTACTTCCATAGAGAACAGCTATGGAAGAAGGTTGAAGGAAAGATACAAGGATGCAGTCACCTATGGATATGATAGAGGTGACTATAGGGGGGAAATAATCGATCTGAAACTTGATTGGATGAAGGCAAGAATAGAGGGTGTAAAGGGTCTTTCAACCATTGAAACATCCCTGATAGGAGACTACAACCTCTTAAATATTCTAGCTGCAACAGCCATGGTAGAAAAACTATGTGAGGATAATAAAGGATTACCTGAAAAATTAAAAAAACTCAATTTTATAGAGGGGCGTATGCAAATAATAGAAGAGAGAGGAATAAAAGCTATAGTTGATTATGCACATACTGAAGATGCATTAGAAAGCGTTCTTAAAACTTTAACAAAATGCAACTATAAAAAGTTATACACCCTTATTTCTGGAACCGGTGAAAGGTATTCAGAAAAGAGACCTAGACTGGCAGAAATTTCAGAAAAATATTCAGATTATACCATGGTAAGTTCAAATTCCCCTAGAAATGAAGACCCCATGGAGATAGCTTTAGAGGTGGCAGCTGGTTTTAAAAATGCGAGATACAGCACCTATGATATAGAAGTAGATAGAATTAAAGCCATAAGGAAGTTGGTTGCTCAAGCTCAAAGTGGTGATATAATTTTACTAACTGGAAAGGGTCACGAAAATTATCAGGAAATAAAGGGAGAAAAAAAAGAATATAGGGAGATAGAGGTAGTAAAAAAAGCCTTACAATAG
- a CDS encoding MATE family efflux transporter: MKEKLQSVKIITALAIPAILENTMQISVGFIDTFFIGKLGTEALAGVSASNSIMNIYIAFFLAVSVGCSALMTRNIGMKDYKNTNNILHQSINLAIGIGFLSGLINVIFAKPLLSLLGLSSNVIKITLPYFWAVGTPSVLISISMILSSALRSNKDTKTPMKVGFIVNIINTILNYFLIFGLGNWNGLGLLGAGIATSIARTLGVILLWKSLTVSKNSNTDKSSSDIIITKNKLFKLNWDIIKNISIISVPAAMEKLIMRTGQLIYISMIISISEATYAAHNIAGVIESFTYLPAMGFGVVAATLVGQQLGEGDVKSAKESGILCYIMAVVFMSIVGAVIFIFAPYLTSIFSEDPAIIRDGSKALRIIAFVQPTLAATFVITSALQGAGDTKYPMYITFIGIWFIRVTGIYILGIKLNMGITGVWLAIAADIVIRGTLLILRFITGKSLTETNINYIK, translated from the coding sequence ATGAAAGAAAAATTACAGTCTGTTAAAATAATCACCGCTTTAGCTATTCCAGCTATTCTTGAAAATACCATGCAGATATCTGTAGGATTTATAGATACATTTTTTATTGGTAAACTCGGTACAGAAGCACTGGCAGGGGTTAGTGCTTCCAACAGTATTATGAATATATATATAGCTTTTTTCTTAGCCGTCAGTGTGGGGTGCAGTGCTCTAATGACTAGAAATATAGGGATGAAGGATTATAAAAATACTAACAATATCCTTCACCAGTCTATAAATTTAGCTATAGGAATAGGATTTTTAAGCGGATTAATTAATGTGATTTTTGCAAAGCCTCTCTTATCCTTACTAGGATTAAGCTCTAATGTCATTAAAATTACCCTGCCTTATTTTTGGGCTGTGGGAACTCCCAGTGTTTTAATTTCCATTTCTATGATTTTGTCCAGTGCCCTGAGGAGTAATAAAGACACTAAAACTCCTATGAAGGTTGGATTTATTGTAAATATTATAAATACTATTCTCAACTATTTTTTAATTTTTGGTTTAGGGAACTGGAACGGATTAGGCCTGTTAGGAGCTGGAATAGCTACAAGTATCGCTAGAACACTGGGGGTTATACTGCTATGGAAATCCTTAACTGTTTCTAAAAACAGCAATACCGATAAATCATCGTCAGATATCATCATTACAAAAAATAAACTCTTTAAGTTAAATTGGGATATTATAAAAAATATCAGTATTATAAGTGTTCCTGCTGCAATGGAAAAATTAATTATGCGTACCGGACAGCTAATCTATATATCCATGATTATCTCCATAAGTGAAGCCACCTATGCCGCCCATAATATTGCCGGAGTTATCGAGTCCTTCACTTACCTACCTGCTATGGGGTTTGGAGTTGTGGCTGCTACTTTAGTCGGGCAGCAGCTTGGAGAAGGAGATGTAAAATCCGCTAAAGAATCAGGAATCTTATGTTATATAATGGCTGTAGTTTTTATGAGTATTGTAGGTGCTGTTATCTTTATTTTTGCACCCTATTTAACCAGTATATTCTCCGAAGACCCCGCTATTATTAGAGATGGTTCAAAAGCTCTGAGAATAATCGCATTTGTTCAGCCTACTTTAGCGGCAACCTTTGTTATCACTTCAGCACTTCAAGGAGCCGGAGATACTAAATATCCAATGTATATAACATTTATTGGTATATGGTTTATAAGAGTAACCGGAATATATATTCTAGGTATAAAATTAAATATGGGTATCACAGGAGTATGGCTGGCTATTGCTGCTGATATAGTCATCCGCGGGACCCTTCTCATCCTTAGATTTATAACGGGTAAGTCTTTAACTGAAACTAATATTAATTACATTAAATAA
- a CDS encoding NAD(P)-dependent malic enzyme: MMRVYEESLKLHDQHKGKIEVISKVSVKTKEDLSLAYSPGVAEPCKKIAANKSDVYKYTAKGNMVAVITDGTAVLGLGDIGPEAALPVMEGKAILFKEFGGVDAFPICLDTTDTEEIIRTCKLLAPSFGGINLEDIAAPKCVEIERRLIEELDIPVFHDDQHGTAIVTTAAVINSCKLLGKNISDLRVSMIGTGSAGSSIARMLKGLGVKSLYAYNSKGVIMQDKYDKYRFLVKELLDQNIIDTPENLEEDSVAGLVKGTDVFIGVSGPSMVTKDMVRSMNADPIILAMANPTPEIMPEDALEAGAAVVGTGRSDYPNQVNNVLAFPGLFKGALEAGATVINDEMKIAAAYGIANVLKEEELRADYIIPSPFDDRVASVVAETVKKIAIENNLIRK; the protein is encoded by the coding sequence ATTATGAGAGTATACGAAGAATCATTAAAATTACACGATCAACACAAAGGTAAGATTGAGGTTATTTCAAAGGTAAGCGTAAAGACTAAGGAAGACCTAAGTTTAGCTTATTCACCAGGCGTGGCAGAACCTTGTAAGAAGATTGCTGCTAATAAAAGTGATGTTTACAAATATACAGCTAAGGGAAATATGGTTGCTGTAATCACAGACGGTACAGCAGTATTAGGATTAGGAGATATCGGTCCTGAAGCAGCTCTCCCTGTAATGGAAGGAAAAGCAATTTTATTCAAAGAATTCGGAGGAGTAGATGCATTCCCTATCTGTTTAGATACTACAGATACTGAAGAAATCATCAGAACCTGCAAATTATTAGCACCTAGTTTTGGCGGAATAAACTTAGAGGATATAGCAGCTCCTAAATGTGTTGAAATAGAAAGAAGATTAATTGAAGAGTTAGACATTCCTGTATTCCATGATGACCAGCATGGTACAGCGATAGTTACTACAGCTGCAGTAATAAATTCATGCAAGTTATTGGGAAAAAATATATCTGACTTAAGAGTATCTATGATCGGTACCGGTTCGGCCGGATCATCTATCGCAAGAATGCTTAAGGGATTAGGAGTTAAATCATTATATGCTTATAACTCAAAGGGAGTTATAATGCAGGATAAATATGACAAATACAGATTCTTGGTAAAGGAATTATTGGATCAAAATATCATAGATACTCCAGAAAACTTAGAGGAAGATTCAGTTGCCGGATTAGTAAAGGGAACAGATGTATTTATAGGAGTATCAGGACCTAGTATGGTTACTAAAGATATGGTCAGATCTATGAACGCAGATCCTATTATCTTAGCTATGGCAAATCCAACACCTGAGATCATGCCTGAAGATGCATTGGAAGCTGGAGCAGCAGTGGTAGGTACAGGTAGATCGGATTATCCTAACCAGGTAAACAATGTACTGGCGTTCCCGGGATTGTTCAAAGGTGCACTGGAAGCTGGAGCTACAGTAATCAACGATGAGATGAAGATAGCAGCAGCATATGGTATTGCCAATGTATTGAAGGAAGAGGAATTAAGAGCAGACTATATCATCCCTAGTCCATTTGACGACAGAGTAGCATCAGTTGTAGCTGAAACTGTTAAGAAGATCGCTATAGAAAATAACTTAATCAGAAAATAA
- a CDS encoding CoB--CoM heterodisulfide reductase iron-sulfur subunit B family protein has translation MKYSYYPGCTLKTKAQELEKFALDSANELGIELKEQKDWQCCGAVYPMGEDEIVTKLSSVRSLAAARDRNEKLVTLCSACHHVIKRVNEDMKNKTEVRDKVNNYLQLENDYNGDGEVIHFLEMLRDDFGFKKLSEKIKTSLDGRKIGAYYGCLLLRPEKDMKFDDSENPVIIENFIDALGGIAVKYPYRTECCGGYLVTENKSITDEMTNNIIRSAAINGIQEIVTACPLCKYNLENSHEAKINNISVVYFTELLAETLNMK, from the coding sequence ATGAAGTATAGTTATTATCCAGGATGTACCTTAAAAACAAAAGCACAGGAACTTGAAAAATTTGCTCTAGATTCAGCCAATGAACTGGGGATTGAATTGAAAGAACAAAAAGACTGGCAGTGTTGTGGTGCAGTCTATCCCATGGGAGAGGATGAAATTGTTACAAAATTATCTTCTGTGAGGAGTCTTGCAGCTGCCCGGGACAGAAATGAAAAACTTGTGACCCTCTGTTCTGCCTGTCATCATGTTATTAAAAGGGTCAATGAAGATATGAAAAACAAAACGGAAGTAAGGGACAAGGTTAACAATTATCTCCAGCTTGAAAACGACTACAACGGAGATGGAGAAGTAATTCATTTTTTAGAGATGCTCAGGGATGATTTTGGGTTTAAGAAATTATCTGAAAAAATAAAAACTTCTCTAGATGGCCGTAAAATAGGAGCTTATTATGGCTGTCTCCTTCTCAGGCCGGAGAAAGATATGAAATTTGATGATTCAGAAAATCCTGTTATCATTGAAAATTTTATAGATGCTCTAGGCGGTATAGCTGTAAAGTATCCCTATAGGACAGAGTGCTGCGGGGGATATCTTGTGACTGAAAATAAATCTATAACAGATGAGATGACAAATAACATTATAAGGTCTGCTGCTATAAATGGAATTCAAGAGATCGTAACTGCCTGCCCTCTATGTAAGTATAATTTGGAGAACAGTCACGAAGCTAAAATAAACAATATATCAGTTGTTTATTTTACAGAGCTTTTAGCCGAGACTTTAAATATGAAATAA